The proteins below are encoded in one region of Dehalococcoidales bacterium:
- a CDS encoding FAD binding domain-containing protein → MNIFKHVNAATVAEAASLKGAGKATLMAGGTDLLTTLIDYINPTQPETVVNLKNIPNLDYIKEESGVLKIGALTRLTDINESSVVKGKWSCLAEAAGRVATPQIRNMGTIAGNLCQESRCWYYRAANNYFHCLRKGGVICQAVPGNNTYHAILGGQGCFSPFPSDTAIPLTALGATIVTNKKSIPIADFYTALGNNLGADELVTEIQVPAPASGTKQIYSRYALRKSFDFPVSCVAIVATMSGSNVNDCKIVLGGCVTRPWRVTGAENALKGKAINETNAEAVATEAVKGAVPLPYNKWLIQLTKTLVKRAIVSLA, encoded by the coding sequence ATGAATATTTTTAAACACGTAAATGCAGCGACAGTTGCTGAAGCAGCCAGCCTCAAAGGTGCAGGTAAAGCCACTCTTATGGCTGGAGGAACCGATTTACTCACTACGTTAATAGACTACATCAATCCAACACAGCCGGAAACGGTTGTCAACCTGAAAAACATACCCAACCTCGATTACATCAAGGAAGAAAGCGGCGTATTGAAAATTGGTGCTCTTACCAGGCTAACCGATATTAATGAGTCTTCCGTAGTCAAGGGCAAATGGAGCTGTTTGGCCGAAGCTGCCGGAAGGGTTGCCACTCCTCAGATAAGGAACATGGGCACCATTGCCGGTAATCTGTGCCAAGAATCCAGGTGCTGGTATTATCGGGCTGCCAACAACTACTTCCACTGTCTCAGAAAAGGCGGGGTGATTTGCCAGGCGGTTCCAGGGAATAATACTTATCATGCTATTCTTGGCGGTCAAGGATGCTTTTCTCCCTTCCCTTCCGACACCGCTATTCCGCTGACTGCTCTTGGGGCAACTATTGTAACCAACAAAAAAAGTATCCCGATTGCCGACTTTTATACTGCCCTGGGCAATAATTTGGGTGCCGATGAATTGGTTACCGAAATCCAGGTACCCGCACCAGCTTCCGGGACCAAGCAGATTTATTCAAGGTACGCTTTAAGAAAGTCTTTCGACTTCCCAGTGTCCTGCGTTGCTATCGTGGCTACCATGTCAGGCTCTAATGTCAACGATTGTAAAATCGTACTTGGCGGCTGTGTTACCCGGCCATGGCGTGTTACTGGGGCAGAGAATGCACTTAAGGGTAAAGCAATCAACGAAACCAATGCTGAAGCAGTAGCTACAGAAGCTGTGAAGGGGGCAGTGCCTCTCCCTTATAACAAATGGCTTATCCAACTGACCAAAACTCTGGTCAAGCGGGCAATAGTTTCTTTAGCATAA